The following are from one region of the bacterium genome:
- a CDS encoding HNH endonuclease signature motif containing protein, translated as MFDYLLDYPEADSAQASPTVTADVRDSYPGMFMTRYQKERQDAYDRARHMVEDRGHLPPDVEDAKAEAALVREQAVVSRARGGQLGWVKSLLRRNSAVRLGYGNPVDLVASRMDVHRSTARDMVYLAQRLDDSHIERIRRGEVSYVRVLEETRLREAGASAEEVARTRDLDLDSVGRVVQQMRKMTREDERRIFEGQYVAFQPSLDGSHVRMNGRLGSFEAEICREALNRRGEELVPAGEERPDAGQRRALALTTLCQDELDQHPKVAPVAEPGTPSPRSRREPLLMVVANNPIAEASGFEQGVSVLAGGRVGPGTVGLIQCSGRIENITVTGQDINRHGSTSTIRPGLRRAVLVRDDGCTIDGCSSTYRLEVHHILERSRGGDHSPENLTTLCWWHHHVAVHRRGMRIDPQSPPRRRRLLPERRTCGYRPPPPDPYTLAALRALAKINRAPP; from the coding sequence ATGTTCGATTACCTGCTCGACTACCCGGAGGCCGACTCGGCCCAAGCAAGCCCCACGGTCACCGCCGACGTCCGGGACTCGTATCCCGGCATGTTCATGACCCGCTACCAGAAGGAGCGGCAGGACGCCTATGACCGGGCCCGCCACATGGTCGAGGACCGCGGCCATCTACCTCCCGATGTCGAGGACGCCAAGGCCGAGGCTGCGTTGGTCCGGGAGCAGGCCGTAGTCAGCCGGGCCAGAGGTGGCCAGCTGGGTTGGGTCAAGAGCCTGCTCAGGCGCAACAGCGCGGTGCGGCTCGGCTACGGCAACCCGGTTGATCTCGTGGCGTCACGGATGGATGTCCATCGCTCCACCGCCCGTGACATGGTGTACCTGGCCCAGCGTTTGGACGACAGCCATATCGAACGGATACGCCGGGGCGAGGTTTCCTACGTCCGCGTTCTGGAGGAGACCCGCCTGCGGGAAGCCGGAGCATCCGCAGAGGAGGTTGCCCGGACCCGGGACCTGGACCTCGACTCGGTCGGGCGTGTCGTCCAGCAGATGCGGAAGATGACCCGCGAGGACGAGCGGCGGATCTTCGAGGGTCAGTACGTAGCGTTCCAGCCCTCCCTGGATGGCTCCCACGTCCGGATGAACGGCCGCCTTGGATCGTTCGAGGCCGAGATTTGCCGAGAGGCCCTCAACCGCAGGGGCGAAGAGCTGGTCCCGGCCGGCGAGGAGCGGCCCGACGCCGGGCAGCGTAGGGCGCTAGCCCTCACCACGCTCTGCCAGGACGAACTGGACCAGCACCCCAAGGTCGCGCCGGTGGCAGAACCCGGCACCCCATCGCCTCGCAGCCGGCGCGAACCCCTGCTCATGGTCGTGGCCAACAATCCCATTGCCGAAGCGTCGGGCTTCGAGCAAGGCGTCTCCGTCCTGGCCGGAGGCCGGGTCGGTCCCGGAACCGTGGGCCTCATCCAATGTTCGGGCCGCATCGAGAACATCACGGTGACCGGACAGGACATCAACCGTCACGGATCCACCTCGACTATACGGCCCGGTCTGCGGCGGGCTGTCCTCGTCCGCGACGATGGATGCACCATCGACGGGTGCAGCTCCACCTACCGGCTGGAGGTCCACCACATTCTCGAACGATCCAGAGGCGGTGATCACTCTCCCGAGAACCTCACCACCCTGTGTTGGTGGCACCACCACGTGGCTGTCCATCGCCGAGGCATGCGGATCGACCCCCAATCCCCACCGCGCCGGAGGCGGCTGCTGCCCGAGCGCAGGACCTGCGGCTACCGGCCACCCCCGCCCGATCCCTACACGCTCGCCGCACTCCGGGCCCTCGCCAAGATCAACCGAGCCCCACCCTGA